The genomic segment ACGAGGGGCAACCACGCTTCCCTCAATATCGGCTTTGCACTTAACAAAATTCAACGAATAGAAATCAGTCGCTTCCCTTTCGATGCGCAATCGTTTCAGCCAAGGCTGCCTGAGCCCGATCGTGCAGATCGCCCGACGGAAAAGCATTGACCCACTCCGTCGCAGATGAACTGTCATTCCACGCCCATTGTTTCACCACATTTACCGCGGCTTCGTCCTGGGCCGCTCCAGGAGCGATTTCGGTGCTCACAATGGCTGCGGCTTTTTGCGGATCCGACCTCGCTTCGGCATTGGCCACGCGGGCGAAGTAATCATCCCGTTCGGAACCGGCGGGCAAAGTTGCGACCCAATTTTCCAGTGGCTGCAAATCGCTATCCGCCCATTGCTGGGCCAAATTTTCCACCATGATCTGAAGCCGGGGAGCGTTGATGGGGCATTGCTCGAGAACCTGAACAGCACGAGGCGCATCCGTGGTGGCGATTGAGAAACAAACATAACTGACCATGGTGTCACGTTCCAGCGGATCGCCGGGCGCGGGCGGCAAATGGGAAGCCCACGATTGCGCATCATCCGGGCTCAGAGTAGCCCATGTCTGCGCCACGACCATCATCATGTCGGAACGCCATTGGGGCACATTCAGCGACTGCGCAAAAGCCGCCGCCGCTTTGGGGTCCATGCGCACCAGTGCCGGTACTAAATCATTGTAAACCTTGTTTTGATCGTAGGGATTGCCGGATGAAAGCAATGCCATTATCTGGTCTCGCAGCCGCTGTGGGGTAAGCTCGGTGAAATCGCCGGAAACGGCCGCCGGTTTGGCTGAGGCACTCTGGCTGTTTTCGCCCTGCATTGCCGGGCTAGTCATGGCGGAAATAACGTCTCTCTTATGCGAAGAGGAAAGCTTGAAAGACAAAAATAGCACGATGCACAAACCCAATCCGCCTGCGAGCAGAAGCTTATTTATTTTCATAATCTAAAAACATGTTTTCGCATTTCAGACTGCCCGGCCTTTTAAAGAGGCCGGGCAGCTATTCACGTTAATTTATTGAACTTTGCACGACGACACCGTGTCATTCGCATTAGGAGACAAGGTCGTAAAGTTCGGCGTATCCGAGGTCAACGTCCACGACGTCCCACTAAAGTTGTCGTCGGAATACATAATGAGAGTCCGCCCGCTGGGCACTCTCACTGACGAAGCCGAATCATTCGCACAGCCCAACGCCGCAAGTTGGGAAAGCGTGTACGTTCCCACTCCTAAAGTCTGGCTGGCGGTTCCGCCGTAGTTGATATCGGAGAAGAACATGACTCCCGTTCCAGTCTGCCAGCTGTTCCCACTCAGCGTGGTGGTAAAAGTGCCGGTCGCGCTGTTCAAGAATGCAACCTGGCCGCTGTTCAAACTCTGGACGGTGTTGGTTTTGATTGTTGCCGAACCGCGGGCGCCGGATTCGATCCAAAGCCCCGTCAATCCGGGATGATTAATGGTATTATTGTTAAAGGTATAGGTGCCATCAGACATGGTGACGCCATACTTTAACGTGCTTTTTATCGTATTTCCCGTGACGGTCGCAGTTGAGTTATCCTGAAGCCGGATGCCCGCCTCATTGTCATTATTGGTGCCACCGCCCACACAGGTGTTCCCACTGATCACCGCGTTTTGAACGATCCCGCCAATGCTCCCTTCACCGCCGAAAATGCCGCAGATGATGTCGCTTTGATAGGCATTGGTGATGAAATTGTTTTGCACGGTGGAGTTGGTGCCGCCGGCAATGCGCACGCCGTTGGCCGCATATGCTCCGGATGAGACGCAATTCAGGACTTTGGCGTTGACCATGTTTACCCGGCCACTGCCGGTGGGAATCTGGGAATTGATCGCGAATTCATCGTCGCCCGCATGATACCCCTTGCAACTCTGAATGGTCAGGTTGGCCCCCAAGCCATTGGGCCCGTCGCTGTTGTTGATGTTCAAGCCGTCGGCAAACGTATTTGTCACCACGCAATTCTGAATAGTTCCACTGGATCCGGTGGCCCACATCCCGGCGTCGGAATGTTGGATTTGAACACGCTGCATTAACCAGCCGACACCGTTCACACTAAAACCGTAGTCAGCATTCACACCTCTGGCCGTGCCGTTGCCGTCAACTCCAAGGTCTTGCACCGTGCATCGCGTCACGTGAATGGTGGTGTCGGTCGAGCCGGACTTTTGGCGATAAATGACACTGGACGTCATTCCCGCTCCGGCGATGAGAATTCCCGTCGCACTTAAAGAACCGGTGACTTTATAAGTCCCCGATGGAATCCAGACCCCCTTTCCCTGAGTTTGGGCGGCGTTGATGCAACTCTGAATGGCGGATGTGTTATCACTCGACCCCGTGCTCGCTCCATAAGTAATGATCGAGAGAGTATTCGCCGGCTGGCTTTGGGCGCTAACATTGGCGGTAGAGAGATTAAAAACGATAATTCCCGATAACAACGAAGACACACATAAACGGCTAATAATGGCTTTAATGGTTTTCATATTTATTTCGAGTAACTTGTCGGTAACATGATGACAGGCACGATTTGCAGCGTGCCTAACGATTTTGTTTAGAATTGTTGATTTAGACGGAATATTTTTGCAGCTTTATTTCTTATAGAGTTAGCTTCTTGAAGCACTTAACGGCAAAAACATTGATAGACAAAATGCTTGTGGCAATTTGAGTGATACGCAGACACGAGCTTTTTTATTGTTATACACAAACCAAAGCTGGAGGCGCTTTTGTAGAAATCTGAAGGGGACAGATTATAAGATTAGCAAGGATCTTTTGTAGTTTTCATTTTTTTGGTAGCTATTTGTTTAGAGGCATTGATGAAACGTGTTGTCTGGCACTAATTCGGAAGCTGAGAAATAAAGCGCATCGGCAGCCTGATTGCCTGGGCGTTGATGATTTCTTGGGCTTGCTGGAAGCCTAGACTATCCAACCGTTCTTGCCTACTTCCGAAAGCGGGTATTGCCCTTGCCGAAATCGGGTATACTATTTAGGCTTCCGGTCCCAGCTAACTGGCTATTGCGTTGCCTGCATTAACCCCTTTGAAGGTTCGTCTTTCTGGCTCTGTTATAGCCTTTCTGCGATACGGTCATCCCGCCAAAGCCATGCCCCGCTTATAGGTATCGTGCCCAGCCCTCAAGCCTCCGACGGCAAAATCCACCATGGGAGGCTCTTGCCTTAGTGCAACCAATGGCCGCGGTGGGGCATTGGCGGAAGCCAGTTGGTGAAAAGCGCCCCTATGAAAACTGGACATCGCCAGTGAAATTCAGTCTTTCTCCAGCTGATTCGATCGCAGACTGATGGCGGCAAGCTTTGACGCTTGCCAGTAGTTGGCAATTGCCTCGATGCGGTTGCTGACATCTAATTTCTTACAAATTTGCTTTACGTAACTTCGCACAGTTTCTTCACTGATGTTCAGCTTGACGGCAATGTTTCTGTAAACAAGGCCCGTAGCCAACAGATCAAACACCTGCTGTTCTCTAGGCGATAGATCCTCTATTCTTTTGGACAAGACGTCCAAATCGCGGCACTGTTGCAATAATGTACGGACGGCGGAAGTTTTCATGGGCGCGTCACCGTCATCGGCCTTGGAGATTGCCTGCGTTGGAAAATTATGTCCGCAAACGTCGAGTGAATTGAAAAAGCGCCGCCGCGAATGCGGCATTCACAACCAAGCTGCGCCGTCAGGCGCGCCGATTTGCCGTCTCACATGTTATTATGAGGAATTCGCTTCGGGTCGTTTGCTTCCGAAAATTTTCGGGCTAACCCACTGAGAAAGTTTAACGACACAAAGATTTTTTACTTTGGTAGGAGTGGCGGCTGGTTTTGCAATCATGAATCAGGATTCTCAAATCATCATTGGTGAACGTCACGGATGGGGTGATCCCCAGCCCTTTAGCATAACCGGGCTGCCCGGCCAAATCCGACAGCAGAGTCTCGCGCGTTTGAGCGCCATGCTGCCTGATGGATAGTTTGTTCTTATGTGCCGAGAAACCTGGTCGTCACAACAGGCAAGCTGGCTGATTCCTATAAGATTATTGAAGTGGTGAAAACCCTTCGCTTTGATGCACTGCCATTTAAACAGCAGATCCTTCTTGTTTTTTATATTTTCAGTATGGATCCAGTAAAATTCGCTCATTCATTTCAAATGCGCGAAGGGGGATCATTTTTGAAAACAAGCGCGGTACAAATTTAGCGTCCATTCAATTCACATTATTCAATCTTGCGGTTGGCTCTGGCAAATTCTCTAACGATTGGAAAAGCATGTACAACGGAAGCTTCAATGCTTTGGCCAAATTTTGAATGCTGCGTAATGAAATATTTCTCGTTCCGCGTTCAACATCGGATATGTATGTTCGATGCAGCCCGGATCGAAAAGCCAATTCCTCCTGCGAGACCCCCTGCGTTTTTCGAAAACTCCTAATCGCGAGTCCAAATTGTTTCGTTACGTCACTAT from the Verrucomicrobiia bacterium genome contains:
- a CDS encoding right-handed parallel beta-helix repeat-containing protein, whose amino-acid sequence is MKTIKAIISRLCVSSLLSGIIVFNLSTANVSAQSQPANTLSIITYGASTGSSDNTSAIQSCINAAQTQGKGVWIPSGTYKVTGSLSATGILIAGAGMTSSVIYRQKSGSTDTTIHVTRCTVQDLGVDGNGTARGVNADYGFSVNGVGWLMQRVQIQHSDAGMWATGSSGTIQNCVVTNTFADGLNINNSDGPNGLGANLTIQSCKGYHAGDDEFAINSQIPTGSGRVNMVNAKVLNCVSSGAYAANGVRIAGGTNSTVQNNFITNAYQSDIICGIFGGEGSIGGIVQNAVISGNTCVGGGTNNDNEAGIRLQDNSTATVTGNTIKSTLKYGVTMSDGTYTFNNNTINHPGLTGLWIESGARGSATIKTNTVQSLNSGQVAFLNSATGTFTTTLSGNSWQTGTGVMFFSDINYGGTASQTLGVGTYTLSQLAALGCANDSASSVRVPSGRTLIMYSDDNFSGTSWTLTSDTPNFTTLSPNANDTVSSCKVQ
- a CDS encoding LuxR C-terminal-related transcriptional regulator — encoded protein: MPHSRRRFFNSLDVCGHNFPTQAISKADDGDAPMKTSAVRTLLQQCRDLDVLSKRIEDLSPREQQVFDLLATGLVYRNIAVKLNISEETVRSYVKQICKKLDVSNRIEAIANYWQASKLAAISLRSNQLEKD
- a CDS encoding helix-turn-helix transcriptional regulator; translation: METNNFNNLINPIVNDSDVTKQFGLAIRSFRKTQGVSQEELAFRSGLHRTYISDVERGTRNISLRSIQNLAKALKLPLYMLFQSLENLPEPTARLNNVN